GCTGGGTGCGGCCGGCCGGGCGCTGCGCAAGCTCGGCGCCATCGACTTCGCCACCACCATCGCGCCGGGCCTACGGGACGTGCTGCTCACCGGCAAGGTGAAGGAGGCGACCACCCGCACCTCCGGTCAGCGCCGCGCGTACGACGCGGTGGTGTTGGACGCCCCGCCGACCGGGCGGATCGGCCGGTTCCTCAACGTGACGGCGGAGACCGCCCGGCTGGCCAAGGTGGGCCCGATCAAGACCCAGAGCGAGGGTGTCTCGGCGCTGCTGCGCTCCCCGATGACCGCGGTGCATGTGGTCACGCTGCTGGAGGAGATGCCGGTACAGGAGACGGTTGACGCGATCGCCGACCTGACCTCGCTCGGCTTCGGCATCGGGAAAGTGATCGTCAACGGCGCTCGGCCGCGGCTGCCGGCCGGCCCCGCGGTCACGGCTGCGGAGCTGCGACGTGGGCTGGTCGCCGCCGGGCTGCCGGCCGATCGGGACACCGTGGCCGGTTTGCACGACGAGGCCCGGGACCAGCTCATCCGGCGCGAACTGGAAGATTCGCTCCGCGCCGACCTGGTGGAGCTGGGGCTGCCGATGATCGAGCTGCCGTTGCTGCCCGACGGGGTGGACCGGGTGGGCCTCTCGACCCTGGCCCAGGCCCTCGTCAGCGCCGATTGACTCACACCTGAGCTCAGCACGGGCGCGTGGACCCACGCGGCCCGATACGCTCGATTGGTGCCTTCCGAAGACACGGCGCCGCAGCTGGACGTCGACCAGATCCTCGCCGACCCGGGCGTGCGGATCGTCGTGTGCTGCGGTGCCGGCGGGGTGGGAAAGACCACCACCGCCGCGGCACTGGCGCTGCGGGCCGCCGAACACCACGGCCGACGCACGGTGGTGCTCACCATCGACCCGGCTCGCCGGCTGGCGCAGTCGTTGGGCCTGACCGAGCTGGACAACACCCCTCGCCAGGTCAAGGGCATCGACGTCGAGAGCAGCGGCGGCGAGTTGCACGCCATGATGCTGGACATGAAGCGCACCTTCGACGACGTGGTGCTGCAGCACACCGATCCGGCGAAGGCCGCGGAGATCTTCTCGAACCCGTTCTACCAGGCAATGAGCTCGACCTTCGCCGGCACGCAGGAGTACATGGCGATGGAGAAGCTGGGCCAGCTGCACGCCCGCGGCGAGTGGGACCTGATCGTGGTGGACACGCCCCCGTCCCGGTCCGCGCTGGATTTCCTGGACGCGCCCGCCCGACTCTCCCGTTTCCTCGACGGCCGGATGCTGCGACTGCTGCTGGCTCCGGCGCGCAGCGGCGGGCGGAGCATGTTCAGCCTCGTCACGGCCTCGTTCGGGATGTTCTCGAAGGTGGTGCAGAAGGTGCTCGGCGCCCAACTGCTCACCGACCTGTCCGGCTTCGTGGCCGCCCTTGACTCGATGTTCGGCGGTTTCCGGCAGCGCGCGGAGCAGACGTACCGCATCCTCCAGGCGCGGGAGACGGCCTTCCTGCTGGTCGCCGCACCGGAGCCGGACGCGGTCCGGGAGGCCGCCTACTTCGCGGGCCGTCTGCGCGACGAGCGGATGCCGCTCGCCGGCCTGGTGCTCAACCGGGTGCACCGACCGGTGGTGCCCGAGCTGGACGCCGAGCAGAGCCGGGTCGCCGCCGAGCGGCTGACCGAGCTGGGTGGGCACGAGGCCACCGTCGACGTGTTGCGGGCGCACGCGGCGCTGGCCCGCCAGGCGGTACGCGAGCAGCAGGTCGCCGCGCGTTTCACCGAGGCGTTCCCGGCGGTGCCCGCGGTGTCGGTGACGGCTCAGCCCGCCGACGTACACGACGTCGACGGGCTGCGGACGATCGGCGCGGCGATCAGCCGGCCGTGACCGGCGTCAGTTGGTAGCGCTGACCAGGATCTTGTCCTTGCCGGTCTTGTCCTTGCTGTTCTTCTTCATCGCGGCCTCGAACATCTTGCGCCAGCTCGTCACCTGCGGGTGACGACGCAGCAGCGCCCGCCGTTCGCGTTCGGTCATGCCACCCCACACACCGAACTCGATCCGGTTGTCCAGCGCGTCGGCCAGGCACTCGTACCGAACTGGGCAGCTCCGGCAGATCCGCTTCGCCACGTTCTGTTCGGCGCCCTGTACGAACAACGCGTCCGGGTCCCCGTTCTGACATGCCGCCAGTGACGGCCAGTCAGTGATCATGCCCATGTGTACACGTCCCCCCTTGCAGTACCTACCGACCTCGTCGATGCACGTCAGCCGGCAATTCCCCCCGATCGCCCGGCCTGCCTTCCCCAAGGCGGCGCGGACGACATCTGGCCTTGTCGCCGCCTCCATCATGCTCTGTAGTCGACCGATTACGCAACGTTGTCGGCCAAATCCATCATTCCGGACACTCCCGGCTTCCCGGGCCTTCGACCGCCGGTTACCCCGCCCAGGTCGGCGATAACGCTGCGCCGCCTCGCTGAATCGGAGGAGACTCACGCCAGGTCACACGCAACCAAGCACCGGGGGTCGTGCGTTTAGCACAACGAGGGCAGCGCGCGCAGGAAATGGGGAAAGAACGCCCCAGCGCCCCTCGTTCCCTACTCGCGTACCCTGTCGAGGTGACCTGGATGCGGAAACGTGACCACAATGTGCTGACCAACGCCGCATCGCTACTCGTGTGTGGCCTGTTGGCCGGCGTGGTGGTCGCTGCGGCGGCCTTCCCCGCGGTGGCGATGTCCGGCTTGGCCGCCAAGGCCGGCGCCGAGACATTCGGCGCCCTGCCCACAGAGCTGACGGTGGCCCGCGCGCCACAGATCAGCTACCTGTTGGCCTCCGACGGCAAGACACCGCTCGCGACGATGTACGACGAGAACCGGCGCGACGTGAAGCTCGCCGACATCTCGCCGTACATGCAGAAGGCCATCATCGCGGCCGAGGACCACGACTTCTACAAGCACAACGGCGTCGACATCAACGGTGTCGCCCGCGCGTTCGTCAACAACCAGAACGAGGGCGCCGGCCGGCAGGGCGCGTCGACGCTGACGATGCAGTACGTCCGGCTGGCCATCGCCTACTCGGCCACCCACCCGGCCGACGTGGTGGCGGCGACCGAGGACACCAGCGCCCGCAAGCTCCGCGAGATGCGGCTGGCCCTCCAGGTCGACAAGGAGTTCTCCAAGGACGAGATCCTCACCCGCTACCTCAACCTCGCTTCGTTCGGCAACGGCGCGTACGGCATCTTCGCCGCCAGCCAGGTCTACTTCGGTAAGCCGCCGAGCAAGCTCAAGATCGAGGAAGCGGCGCTGCTGGCCGGCATGGTCAAGGCGCCGACGACGAACGACCCGACCACCAAGGCCGGCTACCCGCTCGCCCTGGAACGGCGCGACTACGTCATCGACAACATGGTCGAGATCAAGGCCATCACGCAGCAGGAGGCCGACGCCGCCAAGGCCGTCAAGCTCGAGGTGAAGGACAAGCGCACCCCGAACGGCTGCGTCTCCGCCAACGTCAACAGCTGGGGCTTCTTCTGCGACTACTTCTACCGCTGGTGGATGGATCAGGAGACGTTCGGCTCCACCACGTACGACCGCGAGCGTCGTCTGAAGAGCGGCGGCTACACCGTCGTCACCTCGATCGACGTCCAGGCGCAGAAGGCCGCGGACAGGGCGGTCCGCAAGGCCAAGAGCGAGAACAGCAAGGAAGCCGCCATGGTCGCGGTGGTCGAGCCCGGCACCGGCCGGGTCCGGGCGCTAGCGGTGAACCGGCAGTTCAAGCTGGACGATCCGAATAACCCGAAGAACAAGATCTCCAGCGACCCGGCGAAGAGCAAGAAGAAGATCCGGGGCAACTACCCGGCCACGGTGAACCCGCTGCTCACCGGTGGCGATGGCATCACCGGCTACCAGGCCGGCTCGACCTTCAAGATCTTCACCATCGTGGCGGCGCTGGAGAAGGGCATCCCGCTCAGCTACAGCATCAACGCGCAGAAGCAGTTCAAGTCGGAGTACATCATCCGGCCTGGCCCGGCGGCCTGCCCGGGGACCAGCTTCTACTGCCCCACCAACTCCACCGACAGCATGGCCGGCCCGCACAACATGTGGAGCGCGTTCGGCCGCTCGGTCAACACCTACTTCGTGCCCCTGCAGCAGCAGGTCGGTGCGGAGAACGTGGTCAAGGCCGCGAAGCGGCTGGGCATCAACTTCCGGTCCCAGGAGGACCTGGACCTGGAGAAGGGTGCGCACCAGTGGGGTGCGTTCACCCTGGGCGTCTCGCAGACCACCCCGCTCGACCTGGCCAACGCCTACGCCACCCTCGCCGCGGACGGCAAGTACTGCGAACCGATCCCGGTGCAGGAGATCCGCGACCCGGAGGGCAACAAGCTGGACATCGCCAACCCGCGGTGCGAGAAGCGGTTCAGCACCGACGTGGCCCGCGCCGCCGTGGACGCCGCCCGCTGCCCGGTCGGTGACAAGTCGTCGTCCTCGAAGTGCACGGGTGCCACCGCCGGCAACGTCCGCAACGACGTCGGTTACCCGGTGGCCGGCAAGTCCGGCACCACCGACTCGGAGAAGACCGCCGCGCTGGTCGCGATGACCAAGCAGTACTCGGTGGCCGGCATCATGGCCGACCCGGACTGGCCGCAGACGAACGTCAAGATGAAGCACGCGGAGAAGGACGGCATCAACCCGCCGGTGTGGGAGACGCTGCGGGACGCCATGAAGGGCAAGCCGAAGATTAACTTCGAGCCGCCCGGCCAGAAGATCTCCGAGGGCGACCAGCGCAGCATCCCCGACGTGAAGTGCATCTCGGTGGACCAGGCGAAGTCCCGGCTCAAGGGCGCCGGCTTCGAACCGGTCGTCTCCAGCGCGAAGGTCCCCTCCTCGTGCAAGGCTGGCGACGCCGCCGGCACCAGCCCGGACGGACGCACGATCAAGGGTGGCCTGGTCAGCATCCAGGTCAGCAGCGGCAGCGGCGCGCCGGGCAACACCGGCGGCACGCCGGGTAACCCGCCCGGCAACCAGCCCGGTGGTCGACCCGGCGGTCGTCCCGGCGGCTGAGCCGACGAGTTGACACGAACGGGCGGGCACCCTCCTCGGGTGCCCGCCCGTTCGTCTGTCCGGCCCCAGTAGGCCGACGCTGGTCCCGCTGCGTGTCAGAGACCGAGCTGTCGGCGTACCTCTGCGGCCACCCGGCCACCCTCGGCCCGGCCCGCCACCGCGGCCTGGGCCGCCTTCATCGCCGGGCCCATCTGGGCCTTCCCGGTGAAGCCGCCCGCGGCGAGCGCCCCCGACACCAGCTCGGCCAACTCGGCGTCCGGGAGCTGCCTGGGCAGGTAACGGTCCAGCACCTCACCCTCGGCGGTCTCCTTCGCGGCCTGCTCGGCGCGGCCGGCGTCGGCGAACGCGGTGGCGGCCTCCCGGCGCTTCTTGGCCTCCTTGGTCAGCACCGCGAGCACCTCGTCGTCGGTGAGGTCGCGCTTGGCCTTGCCGGCGACCTCGGCATTGCCGACGGCGGCCAGGGCCATCCGCAGCGTGGAGGTGGTCAGCTCGTCGCGCGCCTTGAGCGCGGAACGCATGTCGGCGGTGAGGCGGTCCTTCAGCGTGCTCATGGACGGTCAAACTACCCTGAACGCCATGCGAAAGCGCACACTATTCCGGCTTGCCGCCGGAACCGCCACGGTCGGCGCGGCCACCCTCGCGTACGCGTCGCTCGTCGAGCGCAACATGTTCACCCTGCGGCGGTACGACGTGCCGGTGCTCCCGGTCGACGCGGAGCCGCTGCGTGTGCTGCACCTGTCCGACCTGCACATGATGCCCGACCAGGCACGCAAGCAGCGGTGGGTGGCGTCGCTCGCCGCCCTGGACCCCGACCTGGTGGTGGTCACCGGCGACAACATGGCCCACCCGGGCGCGGTCCCAGGGGTGCTGCGGGCGCTACAGCCGCTGCTGGACTTCCCCGGCGCGTTCGTCTTCGGCTCCAACGACTACACCGGCCCGGTGTTGAAGAACCCGTTCACCTACTTCCTGCCCGACCGGGAGTACACCGAGGGCGTCGAGCTGCCCTACGAGGAGCTGCGTCAGGTCTTCACCGGCGCCGGCTGGGCCGACCTCAACAACGCCCGGACCATGCTGAAGGCCGGCGGTCGGCAGCTCGACCTGGTCGGCGTCGACGACCCCCACATCGACCGGGACGACTACCCTGCCGTGTCCGGCGCGGTCTCGTCCTCGGCCGACCTGTCCATCGCGGTGACGCACTCCCCCGAACCACGGGTGCTCGACCAGATGGCCGCGGACGGCTTCGGGCTGCTGCTGGCCGGGCACACCCACGGCGGTCAGGTCTGCGTACCGGGCTACGGGGCACTGGTGACCAACTGCGGCCTGCCCCGCTCGATGGCGCGCGGCCTGCACCGGTGGCCGGGCTCGGACTCCTGGCTGCACGTCTCCGCCGGCCTGGGCACCCACCCCACCGCACCGGTCCGCTTCGCCTGCCCTCCGGAGGCCAGCATCCTGACCCTCATCCCCCGCTGACCCGGCCCCCGGTGCACGCCGCGCCCCCCGGTGCACGCCGCGCCCGCCGGTGCACGCCGCGCCCGCCGGTGCACGCCGCGCCCGCCGGTCAAGACCCGCGCAGCATCGGGGATGTTGCTGCCTCGGCGCGTCCTGAGGCAGCAGCATCGGCGATGGTGTGCGGATCCTGGGTGGGCTGCGGGGTGCTCCGGGCCGCGGGGGTACCGAGTTTGACCATCGGACCGGGTGGGCTACTATTTGTCGGCACGCCTCGGGGTGTGGCGCAGCTTGGTAGCGCGCTTCGTTCGGGACGAAGAGGTCGTCGGTTCGAATCCGGCCACCCCGACCAGAGGTAACAGCAGGTCAAGGCCCCTCCACGGAGGGGCCTTGATTCGTATCCGGGCGCTTCGCCCATCCTGGGCGCAGGAAAAGGCAGTTGATGGTGACTGGCAGGCCGACGATCTGTGAAGCAGCGCCGCCGGCACGCGCTCGGCGGTGGCCTCACACGGGCTCTACGCAGCCGATATAGGTGTTTCTACCGATCCCTGGACGTGCTGTCACACCTAGCGTCGGTGGCACGACGAGCCGTCCGAGGGAGACCACTGATGACCACCGCACTCGATTTCACCGCCGTGAAGGCACGCCAGCAGGTGACCTGGGCAAGCGGCGACTACGGGGCCGTCGCCGCCCTCATCCACCCGATTGCCGAGTTGCTGGTGACCGCGGCCGACCTGTCGGCGGGCGCTCGGGTGCTGGACGTGGCGACCGGGACCGGCAACGCCGCCATCGCCGCCGCCCGCTGCGGCTGCGCGGTGACCGGCGTCGACTACGTACCCGAACTGTTGGAACGCGGCCACGCGCGGGCCTCGGCGGAACGGCTTCCGGTCACGTTCGTGACCGGGGACGCGGAGCGCCTGGCGTACGTCGACGGTGCCTTCGACGCGGTGCTCTCCGTCGTCGGCGTGATGTTCGCCCCGAACCAGGAGCGGGCGGCGGCCGAGCTGGTCCGGGTCTGCCGGCCCGGAGGCACGGTCGCGCTGGCGTCGTGGACGCCGCAGGGTTTCATCGGCGAGTTGTTCCGCACGGTGGGGCGGCACGTGCCGCCCCCGGCCGGGCTGCGCCCGCCGGTGCAGTGGGGCGACGAGGACCGGGTCCGTGAGCTGCTCGGGGCGGCCGTGCACGACCTTCGGGCGGTACGCCGGGAGTTCGTCTTCCGCTTCGGCACACCTGAGGAGTTCGCCCTCTTCTTCCGGGCCAACTACGGCCCGACGTTGAAGGCGTTCGAGGCGCTGCCCGAGGAGCGCCGAGCGGAGCTGCACGCCGACCTGGTGAAGCTGGCCCGTACGCGCAACCGGGCCACCGACGGCACGGTGCGGATTTCGGCGGAATACCTGGAGGTCGTGGCGCGGCGGACCACCGTTCCCGCCTGACACCGGCATCTCTCGTTGATCATCAATCCTATCGACGGGCCCCGGAGCCGGCCGAAAGGTGGTTGCCGCCTGGCTGCCGCGCGCGATCTGATTCGGTTGATCATCCGTTCAATCGACGGGTGACAACGGGGAGGAACATTCACTGTGATCAGATCCAGGCCGCGCCGTGGCATCGTGAGCGCGATCGCGCTGACGCTGGGCGTCAGCGGGCTCACTCTCATCTCCACCGCGAACGCCGCCACCGCAGCACCCCACCTGGACGGTCCGCCGTCGGTTCAGGTGGGGTGGACCGACTCGGCGACGCCGAAGAAGGCGTACCCGGTGGACAGCACCACCGACGTTCCGCTCGGCACCTGGCAGGACGACAAGGGCAAGAGCCACACCTCGCGGGTGTACGCCACCTTCGACCTCTCCGCCTACGAGGGCAAGAAGATCTACGGCGGCAAGGTGTTCCTCGAGGAACGCAGCGTCGCCGACTGCAGCAAGCGTGCCGTCGAGATCTGGCGGACGAAGCCGGTCACCACGACGCCGACCTGGAACCGAGCACCCGCGCCGCTCGCCAAGCTCGGCGAGGTCCTCACTCCGGTGCAGTTCTGCCCGGGGGCCTCCATCACGTTCGACGTGGGCGCGGCGGTGCAGGATGCGGTGGCACACCGGCAGCGTCACATCACCTTCGAGATCCGGGTGCCGGAGCAGTACGAGAGCGACGCGTCCTACGGCCGGCGGCTGCACCCGTACCGCAGCGTCGACCTGAACGTCGAGTTCAACTCGGTGCCGCAGATCGACACCGCCCACCTGTACAACGGTGGTCTGCCCTGCACCCAACTCGCGCCCTACCCGCGCATCGGCGGGTTCGCCAGCATCCTGGAGGCGGTCGGCAGCGACGCCGACGAGTACGACGAGCGCGCGGTCGAGACCGAGGTCGCCATCTGGCCGAAAGCCAACCCGGACGCTCGCCAGGTGTTCACCGGTGAGCACGGCCTCACCGGCCGAGCCAATCGGGTCAACCTGCCCGAGGGCACGCTGGTCGACGGCACCACCTACGTCTGGCAGGCTCGGGCGACCGACGGCGCGGACTACTCGCCCTGGTCGAAGAAGTGCTTCTTCACCCACGACCGCACCGCCCCCGTCGAGCCCACCATCACCTCGGCCAACTACCCGCAGGACAGCACAGGCGAGGCGGCGCCGACCGGCGTGTCGCCGGTCTTCACCTTCTCCGGGAACGGCGACAAGGACGTCGCCGGCTTCGAATACTCGTGGCGCAGCCTGGGCGGCCACGGCTGCTCGGCCAGCGGCGCGTACGGCCAGTTGGAGTGCACCCACCCGTTGGACCAGCCGGGATCGGTGCGGGCGAACACCCCCGGCGGTTCGGCGACCGTGACGATCGATCTGATCGGCTCCGGGCCGCAGCGGTTGAGCGTCCGCACGATCGACCTCGCGGGCAACGTCTCCGAGACCGTCGAGTACCGCACTCTGGTGCCGCGGGTCGAGCCCGAGGTGCGGGTGGAGAACGGTACGCCCGAGTGGGGGCAGGAAGTGCTGCTGAAGTTCGTCCCGGCCCCCGGTGTCACCGGTGTCCGCGACTACGAGATCACCCTGGACGGGGGAACGCCGGAGACGCGGGACGCCCAGGAGGACGGCACGGCCTTCTTCAGCTTCTTCGCCACGAACCCGAACGGGCACCACCTCAAGGTACGCAGCCGCAGCGACAACGGGTTCGTCTCACCGGAGGCCAACTGGTCCACGTCCTTCTATCCCGGCCCCGGGGTGAAGTCCGACGTCTACTCCTCGCCGGACGGTTCGGCCGTCGGCGGAGTGGGAATCGAGGGCACCTTCACCTTCTCCCCACCCCCGGGCTGGACGGACACCACGGCCTACCAGTACAGCTTCAACGGCGCCGAGCCGACCGAGGTGGCGGCCGACGCGAACGGCCGGGCCACGATCACCTGGACGCCGACCGCCATCGGGTACGTGGACCTGACCGTCTACGCCGTACGCGCCGACGGCACGGTCAGCGACTACCCCAACTGGTACTCGTTCGAGGTGGCGGCCTCCGCCTCCTGACCCACCCGGACACGGGGCGGCCACACACGGGTGTGGTCGCCCCCGTCCGTCAGTCCTGTCGTTCGGTGCGCTCGATCTCGGCGAACGCGGCGGCCAGGTAGCCGTCCAACGGCGCGCCGGTCGCCGCCAGCAGGTCCGCCACCAGCAGCGGTGCGTGCCGGGCCAGGGCCGACGCGTCCGGTCGCGACTCGTCACCTTCGGGGTCGTACACGCCCAGCGCCCCGGCCAGCAGGACGAGCACCACGTGCGGGTCGACGTCCGAACGCCACCGCGCCGCCCCCTGCACACAGCGGGTCAACACCTGGCGGACGTCATCACCGGCCAGCCCCTCCGGGTGGCTCTCCTCCAACAGCAGCCGGACCACGGCGCCCAGCACCAGGCCGGAGCGCTCGTCGGCGGCGAGCCCGACGACCGCTTCGTCGTACGCCTGCCCGTCACGTGCCTGGGCGGCGGCCACGGCCGCGGTGGCGGTCACCGCGATGGCGCGGGCGGTAGCGGGCAGATGTCGCCAGGTGCCGGTCATCGGGCCAGCATCGCAGACCCGGCGGACACCGTGCGATTGATCACCCGTCGGCCTCGGCGACAGCGGGGTGCGCTCAAAACGAGTCGCGTGGTGTCACACCCGACGAACAGAATGCCGGTCATGCTGCGTCGTGCCCTGCCCCGCCGTCGAGAAGCCCGCCGGATCCTCGTCGGCACCCTGCTGTCGGCGATCGGGCGTGGCCTGACCCTGCCGTTCCTGTTCATCTACCTGACCGACGTACGCGGGCTCACCGACGCCCGCGCCGGGCTCGTGATCGGTTGGTACGGCGCGGTCACCCTGGCCTTGTCGCCGCTGGGTGGGACGCTGATCGACCGGTTCGGCGCGCGTCGGATCGTGGTGCCCTGCCTACTGATCGAAGCGATCGGCACCGGTTCGCTCGCGCTGGTCGACTCGTCCGGGTCGGCACTGCTGGTGATGACGGTGATCGCCGTTGGCAGCTCGGCGATCTGGTCCGGGCAGAACACGATCCTCGCCTCGTTGACCGACGACGGTGAGCGGCAACGCGTCTTCGGGCTGAACTTCGCCCTGCTCAACCTGGGCATCGGCATCGGCGGCATGACCTCCGGCGCGATCGTCGACACCGCCCGACTCAGCACCTTCCAAACGATCTATCTGCTGGACGCGGTGACCTACCTGCTGCCGGCCATCATCCTGCTCACCCTGCCCGGGGTGGGTCACCGACTCGGAAACCGTCGTGGTGTCGACGAACCGTCGCCCGGCGGCTATCTGACCGTGCTTCGCGACCGTCCGTTCCGACGGCTGGTGATCTTCGGGCTGATCCTCACCACCTGCGGTTACGGACAGATCGAGGTGGGCTTCGCCGCGTACGCGGTGCGAGTGGCCGAGGTGGAGACCCGAGTGGTGGCGTGGGCGCTCGCCGCCAACACCGTGATGATCGTGCTCGCCCAACTGCTGGTGATCCGCCGGATCGAGGGGCGCAGCCGCACCCGTGCGCTGGCGGTGGTGGGTGCGGTGTTCGCCACCGCCTGGCTGGTCCTCGGCGTAGCTGGCCTGGTCAGCGGTAAGAACGCCCTGCTGGCCGCCCTCTGCGTGGTGGCCTGCTCGGCGATCTTCGGCTTCGGCGAGACGATGCTGTCACCGGTCATGCCCGCGTTGACCAACGCGTTGGCCACCGACGAGCTGCGCGGCCGGTACAACGCGATGAGTTCGATGATCTTCGGCATCAGCGGTGTGATCGGTCCGGTGACCGCCGGACCGCTCATCGGCGCGGCAGACGGCAAGGTCTGGGTGGCGACGGTGGTCGGCGGCTGCCTGATCGCCTCCCTGGTCGCACTATCCCTGCGCCGACTGCTCACCACGGACCAGGACGGCCGACTGACGCCGGCCCTCACCTCCCCCGAGCCGACCCCCACCCCCGCCTAACTCGGAAGTAGACCGACTTCCTCCCGATTAGGGCCGCTTCGCGCAGCGGAGCGACAAGGACTAACCCACACCCCGCCCTCACCCAGCACCCCCGGCGTTTAGTCCGGCACCCAGCGCCCGGGTGGCCCGGCGCCCAAGATCCGCGCAGGTTC
This genomic interval from Micromonospora sp. WMMD961 contains the following:
- a CDS encoding ATPase; the encoded protein is LGAAGRALRKLGAIDFATTIAPGLRDVLLTGKVKEATTRTSGQRRAYDAVVLDAPPTGRIGRFLNVTAETARLAKVGPIKTQSEGVSALLRSPMTAVHVVTLLEEMPVQETVDAIADLTSLGFGIGKVIVNGARPRLPAGPAVTAAELRRGLVAAGLPADRDTVAGLHDEARDQLIRRELEDSLRADLVELGLPMIELPLLPDGVDRVGLSTLAQALVSAD
- a CDS encoding ArsA-related P-loop ATPase; this translates as MVPSEDTAPQLDVDQILADPGVRIVVCCGAGGVGKTTTAAALALRAAEHHGRRTVVLTIDPARRLAQSLGLTELDNTPRQVKGIDVESSGGELHAMMLDMKRTFDDVVLQHTDPAKAAEIFSNPFYQAMSSTFAGTQEYMAMEKLGQLHARGEWDLIVVDTPPSRSALDFLDAPARLSRFLDGRMLRLLLAPARSGGRSMFSLVTASFGMFSKVVQKVLGAQLLTDLSGFVAALDSMFGGFRQRAEQTYRILQARETAFLLVAAPEPDAVREAAYFAGRLRDERMPLAGLVLNRVHRPVVPELDAEQSRVAAERLTELGGHEATVDVLRAHAALARQAVREQQVAARFTEAFPAVPAVSVTAQPADVHDVDGLRTIGAAISRP
- a CDS encoding WhiB family transcriptional regulator; its protein translation is MGMITDWPSLAACQNGDPDALFVQGAEQNVAKRICRSCPVRYECLADALDNRIEFGVWGGMTERERRALLRRHPQVTSWRKMFEAAMKKNSKDKTGKDKILVSATN
- a CDS encoding transglycosylase domain-containing protein — encoded protein: MRKRDHNVLTNAASLLVCGLLAGVVVAAAAFPAVAMSGLAAKAGAETFGALPTELTVARAPQISYLLASDGKTPLATMYDENRRDVKLADISPYMQKAIIAAEDHDFYKHNGVDINGVARAFVNNQNEGAGRQGASTLTMQYVRLAIAYSATHPADVVAATEDTSARKLREMRLALQVDKEFSKDEILTRYLNLASFGNGAYGIFAASQVYFGKPPSKLKIEEAALLAGMVKAPTTNDPTTKAGYPLALERRDYVIDNMVEIKAITQQEADAAKAVKLEVKDKRTPNGCVSANVNSWGFFCDYFYRWWMDQETFGSTTYDRERRLKSGGYTVVTSIDVQAQKAADRAVRKAKSENSKEAAMVAVVEPGTGRVRALAVNRQFKLDDPNNPKNKISSDPAKSKKKIRGNYPATVNPLLTGGDGITGYQAGSTFKIFTIVAALEKGIPLSYSINAQKQFKSEYIIRPGPAACPGTSFYCPTNSTDSMAGPHNMWSAFGRSVNTYFVPLQQQVGAENVVKAAKRLGINFRSQEDLDLEKGAHQWGAFTLGVSQTTPLDLANAYATLAADGKYCEPIPVQEIRDPEGNKLDIANPRCEKRFSTDVARAAVDAARCPVGDKSSSSKCTGATAGNVRNDVGYPVAGKSGTTDSEKTAALVAMTKQYSVAGIMADPDWPQTNVKMKHAEKDGINPPVWETLRDAMKGKPKINFEPPGQKISEGDQRSIPDVKCISVDQAKSRLKGAGFEPVVSSAKVPSSCKAGDAAGTSPDGRTIKGGLVSIQVSSGSGAPGNTGGTPGNPPGNQPGGRPGGRPGG
- a CDS encoding GatB/YqeY domain-containing protein; protein product: MSTLKDRLTADMRSALKARDELTTSTLRMALAAVGNAEVAGKAKRDLTDDEVLAVLTKEAKKRREAATAFADAGRAEQAAKETAEGEVLDRYLPRQLPDAELAELVSGALAAGGFTGKAQMGPAMKAAQAAVAGRAEGGRVAAEVRRQLGL
- a CDS encoding metallophosphoesterase, yielding MRKRTLFRLAAGTATVGAATLAYASLVERNMFTLRRYDVPVLPVDAEPLRVLHLSDLHMMPDQARKQRWVASLAALDPDLVVVTGDNMAHPGAVPGVLRALQPLLDFPGAFVFGSNDYTGPVLKNPFTYFLPDREYTEGVELPYEELRQVFTGAGWADLNNARTMLKAGGRQLDLVGVDDPHIDRDDYPAVSGAVSSSADLSIAVTHSPEPRVLDQMAADGFGLLLAGHTHGGQVCVPGYGALVTNCGLPRSMARGLHRWPGSDSWLHVSAGLGTHPTAPVRFACPPEASILTLIPR
- a CDS encoding class I SAM-dependent methyltransferase; translation: MTTALDFTAVKARQQVTWASGDYGAVAALIHPIAELLVTAADLSAGARVLDVATGTGNAAIAAARCGCAVTGVDYVPELLERGHARASAERLPVTFVTGDAERLAYVDGAFDAVLSVVGVMFAPNQERAAAELVRVCRPGGTVALASWTPQGFIGELFRTVGRHVPPPAGLRPPVQWGDEDRVRELLGAAVHDLRAVRREFVFRFGTPEEFALFFRANYGPTLKAFEALPEERRAELHADLVKLARTRNRATDGTVRISAEYLEVVARRTTVPA
- a CDS encoding MFS transporter; its protein translation is MLRRALPRRREARRILVGTLLSAIGRGLTLPFLFIYLTDVRGLTDARAGLVIGWYGAVTLALSPLGGTLIDRFGARRIVVPCLLIEAIGTGSLALVDSSGSALLVMTVIAVGSSAIWSGQNTILASLTDDGERQRVFGLNFALLNLGIGIGGMTSGAIVDTARLSTFQTIYLLDAVTYLLPAIILLTLPGVGHRLGNRRGVDEPSPGGYLTVLRDRPFRRLVIFGLILTTCGYGQIEVGFAAYAVRVAEVETRVVAWALAANTVMIVLAQLLVIRRIEGRSRTRALAVVGAVFATAWLVLGVAGLVSGKNALLAALCVVACSAIFGFGETMLSPVMPALTNALATDELRGRYNAMSSMIFGISGVIGPVTAGPLIGAADGKVWVATVVGGCLIASLVALSLRRLLTTDQDGRLTPALTSPEPTPTPA